In a genomic window of Comamonadaceae bacterium OTU4NAUVB1:
- a CDS encoding carbohydrate porin, with the protein MPLSRSPLLASLVLCALCCAATTACAAAVETPAEREADGAPEDWNLHGQSTYIRQFKSSLNAPYAGANSLSPGREGSYSFTATVYAGLRLGRQTELYFNPEFVQGVPLSRLTGLGGLTNSELQKTGGPNLIGYRARLFVRQTWGLGGGDDAAESGANQLAGRYDKRRVTLTVGNLAVSDLFDGSRYAHDGRTQFMNWSLLTHGAYDFAADSRGYSWGGALEYRNGDDWSLRAGRFAMPIESNGLKLDRRLMARHGDQIEFEHRHTIEGRDGAVRLLGFRNVARMGGFQDALDVAAQNGTAPDVAPVRKRRTKAGAGINVEQEIADGVGAFARVATNNGRSETYAFAEIDRSFSVGTVVTGGRWGRADDAVGLALARNQLSPSHRDFLAAGGYGFFVGDGRLTYKPEAITELYYRAGFRGPLRLQSALTLGFQFIRNPGYNADRGPVRTVAARLHTEF; encoded by the coding sequence ATGCCGCTTTCCCGCTCTCCGCTCCTCGCGTCGCTCGTCCTGTGCGCGCTGTGCTGCGCCGCCACCACGGCATGCGCCGCCGCCGTCGAAACCCCGGCCGAACGCGAGGCCGACGGCGCGCCCGAGGACTGGAACCTCCACGGCCAGTCGACCTACATCCGCCAGTTCAAGTCGTCGCTCAACGCGCCCTACGCCGGCGCCAACAGCCTGTCGCCCGGCCGCGAGGGCAGCTACTCGTTCACGGCGACGGTCTACGCCGGCCTGCGCCTCGGACGGCAGACCGAGCTGTACTTCAACCCCGAATTCGTCCAGGGCGTGCCGCTGTCGCGCCTGACTGGCCTGGGTGGCCTGACCAACAGCGAGCTGCAGAAGACCGGCGGCCCCAACCTGATCGGCTACCGCGCCCGTCTCTTCGTGCGCCAGACCTGGGGCCTGGGCGGCGGCGACGACGCGGCCGAGTCCGGCGCCAATCAGCTCGCGGGCCGCTACGACAAGCGCCGCGTCACGCTCACCGTGGGCAACCTCGCGGTGTCGGACCTCTTCGACGGCAGCCGCTACGCCCACGATGGCCGCACCCAGTTCATGAACTGGTCGCTGCTCACGCACGGCGCCTACGACTTCGCCGCCGACTCGCGCGGCTATTCCTGGGGCGGGGCGCTCGAATACCGCAACGGCGACGACTGGAGCCTGCGCGCCGGGCGCTTCGCGATGCCGATCGAGTCCAACGGCCTGAAGCTCGACCGCCGCCTGATGGCGCGCCATGGCGACCAGATCGAGTTCGAGCACCGCCACACCATCGAGGGCCGCGACGGCGCGGTGCGCCTGCTGGGCTTTCGCAACGTCGCGCGCATGGGCGGCTTCCAGGACGCGCTGGACGTCGCGGCGCAGAACGGCACCGCCCCCGACGTGGCGCCGGTGCGCAAGCGCCGCACCAAGGCCGGCGCCGGCATCAACGTCGAGCAGGAGATCGCCGACGGCGTCGGTGCCTTCGCGCGCGTGGCGACCAACAACGGCCGGTCCGAGACCTATGCCTTCGCCGAGATCGACCGCTCGTTCTCGGTCGGCACCGTGGTCACCGGCGGGCGCTGGGGACGCGCCGACGACGCCGTCGGCCTCGCTCTGGCGCGTAACCAGTTGTCGCCCTCGCACCGCGATTTCCTCGCCGCCGGTGGCTACGGCTTCTTCGTCGGCGACGGCCGCCTGACGTACAAGCCCGAGGCGATCACCGAGCTGTACTACCGCGCCGGCTTCCGTGGGCCGCTGCGCCTGCAGAGCGCGCTGACGCTGGGCTTCCAGTTCATCCGCAATCCCGGCTACAACGCCGATCGCGGACCGGTACGCACGGTGGCGGCGCGCCTGCACACGGAGTTCTGA
- the dnaE gene encoding DNA polymerase III subunit alpha yields MFVHLRLHTEFSVVDGTNRIDEVVQAARADGQPALAITDLNNLFGAVKFYKEARGAGVKPVLGVEVFLEGLGADVGAMTRIVLLVQNTTGYLHLSELLARAWTQNVGRAQSQAVVKRAWLEELGGGLIALSGAQAGPLGAALLQGHATRADDLARQLSALFPDRFYVELQRAGRPDDEPHVVAAVQLAARLGLPVVATHPVQFATADDYEAHEARVCISEGEILGNPRRVRKFTRAQYFKSAAEMESLFADVPSALANTLEIARRCSLTLVLGKPQLPDFPTPDGLPIGEYFRVASFAGLEERLAHLFPDAKQREAERPRYVERLEFEINTILNMGFPGYFLIVGDFINWAKNNGCPVGPGRGSGAGSLVAYSLKITDLDPLQYNLLFERFLNPERVSMPDFDIDFCQGNRDRVIDYVKDKYGRDAVSQIATFGTMAARAAIRDVGRVLDMSYMFCDGVSKLIPNKPGQPVTIQYPPNPRVEGDKNNYAIEMEPQLAARIEKEEEVRMLVELAQKLEGMTRNIGMHAGGVLIAPGKLTDFCPLYQQPGSDSAVSQYDKDDVEAVGLVKFDFLGLATLTILEIAREFIVKRHVDQAHFNYEDIRLDDPGTYRLFSDGKTEAVFQFESRGMQGMLKDARPTRLEDLIALNALYRPGPMDLIPSFVARKHGREPVEYPHPLVAEMLSETYGIMVYQEQVMQTAQILGGYSLGGADLLRRAMGKKKAEEMAEHRLIFRAGAAKNDIPQEKADEIFDLMEKFAGYGFNKSHAAAYSLLAYHTGWLKVHYTAEFFCANMTVEMDDTDKLKVLFQDAVKHFGIAFEPPDVNRGHYRFEPVTDKSIRYGLGAVKGTGQLAVEAIVRAREAGGPFASLFDFCVRVDRQRINKRTVDALIKAGAFDSIHDNRASLVASIDRAFEFSAATEANAAQVDIFGDCEHGSAAQEPALVPATPWGVKERLTFEKTAVGFYLSGHLFDEVAQEVRRFCRREIDELLDSREPQVIAGIVSDLRVINGQRGRLAIFKLDDKSLSIEATADEAVMNANRNTLKDDELVIVSGRLQPGRGGFEARFQVQQVWDLATARCRFGKFLRVAVNGKAPDIARLVKDFPPRLETTEVGELRQGLPVRLSLARGGARVDLQLGERARFFPTDAALASWMAQAEAGQAAIVYE; encoded by the coding sequence ATGTTTGTCCACCTGCGCCTGCACACCGAATTCTCCGTCGTCGACGGCACCAACCGCATCGACGAAGTCGTCCAGGCCGCCCGCGCCGACGGTCAGCCGGCTCTGGCCATTACCGACCTGAACAACCTGTTCGGCGCGGTCAAGTTCTACAAGGAAGCGCGCGGCGCGGGCGTCAAGCCGGTGCTGGGCGTGGAGGTGTTCCTCGAAGGCCTGGGCGCCGACGTTGGTGCCATGACCCGCATCGTGCTGCTGGTGCAGAACACCACCGGCTACCTGCACCTGTCCGAACTGCTGGCGCGCGCCTGGACGCAGAACGTCGGCCGCGCGCAGTCCCAGGCGGTGGTCAAGCGGGCCTGGCTGGAGGAGCTCGGCGGCGGTCTGATCGCGCTGTCCGGTGCCCAGGCCGGGCCGCTGGGCGCGGCGCTGCTGCAGGGCCACGCGACGCGCGCCGACGACCTCGCGCGCCAGCTGTCGGCGCTGTTCCCCGATCGCTTCTACGTCGAGCTGCAGCGCGCCGGCCGACCCGACGACGAGCCGCACGTCGTCGCCGCCGTCCAGCTCGCCGCGCGGCTGGGCCTGCCGGTGGTGGCCACGCACCCGGTGCAGTTCGCCACCGCCGACGACTACGAGGCCCACGAGGCGCGCGTGTGCATCTCCGAGGGCGAGATCCTGGGCAACCCGCGCCGCGTGCGCAAGTTCACCCGCGCGCAGTACTTCAAGTCCGCCGCCGAGATGGAGTCGCTGTTCGCCGACGTGCCCAGCGCGCTCGCCAACACCCTGGAGATCGCGCGCCGCTGCAGCCTGACGCTGGTGCTGGGCAAGCCGCAACTGCCGGATTTCCCGACGCCCGACGGCCTGCCGATCGGCGAGTATTTCCGCGTGGCCTCGTTCGCGGGCCTGGAGGAGCGCCTGGCGCACCTCTTCCCCGACGCGAAGCAGCGCGAGGCCGAGCGGCCGCGCTACGTCGAGCGGCTGGAGTTCGAGATCAACACGATCCTGAACATGGGCTTCCCCGGCTACTTCCTGATCGTGGGCGACTTCATCAACTGGGCCAAGAACAACGGCTGCCCGGTCGGACCGGGCCGGGGCTCGGGCGCGGGCTCGCTGGTGGCCTATTCGCTGAAGATCACCGACCTCGACCCGCTGCAGTACAACCTGCTGTTCGAGCGCTTCCTGAACCCCGAACGCGTCTCGATGCCCGACTTCGACATCGACTTCTGCCAGGGCAACCGCGACCGCGTCATCGACTACGTCAAGGACAAGTACGGCCGCGACGCGGTCAGCCAGATCGCCACCTTCGGCACCATGGCCGCGCGCGCGGCGATCCGCGACGTCGGCCGCGTGCTGGACATGAGCTACATGTTCTGCGACGGCGTGAGCAAGCTGATCCCGAACAAGCCCGGCCAGCCGGTGACCATCCAGTACCCGCCCAATCCGAGGGTGGAGGGCGACAAGAACAACTACGCCATCGAGATGGAGCCGCAGCTCGCCGCGCGCATCGAGAAGGAGGAGGAGGTACGCATGCTCGTCGAGCTGGCGCAGAAGCTCGAGGGCATGACGCGCAACATCGGCATGCACGCCGGCGGCGTGCTGATCGCGCCGGGCAAGCTCACCGACTTCTGCCCGCTCTACCAGCAGCCCGGCAGCGATTCGGCCGTGAGCCAGTACGACAAGGACGACGTCGAGGCCGTGGGCCTGGTCAAGTTCGACTTCCTGGGCCTGGCCACGCTGACCATCCTGGAGATCGCGCGCGAGTTCATCGTCAAGCGCCACGTGGACCAGGCGCACTTCAACTACGAGGACATCCGGCTCGACGATCCGGGCACCTACCGCCTGTTCTCCGACGGCAAGACCGAAGCGGTGTTCCAGTTCGAATCGCGCGGCATGCAGGGCATGCTCAAGGACGCGCGGCCCACCCGGCTGGAGGACCTGATCGCGCTCAACGCGCTCTACCGGCCGGGTCCGATGGACCTGATCCCCAGCTTCGTGGCGCGCAAGCACGGCCGCGAGCCGGTGGAGTATCCGCACCCGCTGGTGGCCGAGATGCTGTCCGAGACCTACGGGATCATGGTCTACCAGGAGCAGGTCATGCAGACCGCGCAGATCCTGGGGGGCTACTCGCTCGGCGGCGCCGACCTGCTGCGCCGCGCGATGGGCAAGAAGAAGGCCGAGGAGATGGCCGAGCACCGGTTGATCTTCCGCGCCGGCGCGGCGAAGAACGACATCCCGCAGGAGAAGGCCGACGAGATCTTCGACCTGATGGAGAAGTTCGCGGGCTACGGTTTCAACAAGTCGCACGCCGCGGCCTATTCGCTGCTGGCCTACCACACCGGCTGGCTGAAGGTGCACTACACGGCCGAGTTCTTCTGCGCCAACATGACCGTGGAAATGGACGACACCGACAAGCTCAAGGTGCTGTTCCAGGACGCCGTGAAGCATTTCGGCATCGCCTTCGAGCCGCCGGACGTCAACCGCGGGCACTACCGCTTCGAGCCGGTCACGGACAAGTCGATCCGCTACGGCCTGGGCGCGGTCAAGGGCACCGGTCAGCTGGCGGTGGAGGCCATCGTGCGCGCCCGCGAGGCCGGCGGGCCGTTCGCCAGCCTGTTCGACTTCTGCGTGCGCGTGGACCGCCAGCGCATCAACAAGCGCACCGTGGACGCGCTGATCAAGGCCGGCGCCTTCGACTCGATCCACGACAACCGCGCCTCGCTCGTCGCCTCGATCGACCGTGCCTTCGAATTCAGCGCCGCCACCGAGGCCAACGCCGCACAGGTCGACATCTTCGGCGACTGCGAGCACGGCTCGGCCGCGCAGGAACCGGCGCTGGTACCCGCCACGCCCTGGGGCGTGAAGGAACGGCTGACCTTCGAGAAGACGGCCGTCGGCTTCTACCTGTCGGGCCACCTGTTCGACGAGGTCGCGCAGGAGGTGCGCCGCTTCTGCCGCCGCGAGATCGACGAGCTGCTCGACAGCCGCGAGCCGCAGGTCATCGCCGGCATCGTGAGCGACCTGCGCGTCATCAACGGGCAGCGCGGCCGCCTGGCGATCTTCAAGCTCGACGACAAGTCGCTCTCGATCGAGGCGACGGCCGACGAGGCGGTCATGAACGCCAACCGCAACACGTTGAAAGACGACGAGCTGGTCATCGTCAGCGGCCGGCTGCAGCCCGGGCGCGGCGGCTTCGAGGCGCGCTTCCAGGTGCAGCAGGTCTGGGACCTGGCGACGGCGCGCTGCCGCTTCGGCAAGTTCCTGCGCGTGGCGGTCAACGGCAAGGCGCCCGACATCGCGCGGCTGGTGAAGGACTTCCCGCCGCGCCTGGAGACGACCGAGGTCGGCGAACTGCGCCAGGGCCTGCCGGTGCGGCTGTCGCTCGCGCGCGGCGGCGCCCGGGTCGACCTGCAGCTGGGCGAGCGCGCCAGGTTTTTTCCCACCGATGCCGCGCTCGCGAGCTGGATGGCGCAGGCCGAGGCGGGGCAGGCGGCCATCGTCTACGAATAA
- a CDS encoding SDR family oxidoreductase gives MSSNSNSNSNNSNRHGLHRFADRVVIVTGAGSGIGEATARRFSQEGAQVVLAGGTRAKLDKVAADLPADRTLVHETDVSDYAQVAALVEATVERFGALHVLVSNAGIAVEGKAVDGSLEDWARVMAVNAGGVFHGAKAAMPHLIASQGCIVHTASVSGLGGDWAMGFYNASKGAVVNLTRSLALDHGADGVRVNAVCPSFTRTPMTEDMEANEALLARFNERIPMRRPAEAHEVAAVIAFLASDDASFVNGVMLPVDGGLGASNGQPNMG, from the coding sequence ATGAGCAGCAACAGCAACAGCAACAGCAACAACAGCAACAGGCACGGCCTCCACCGTTTCGCCGACCGCGTGGTCATCGTCACCGGCGCGGGTTCGGGCATCGGCGAGGCCACCGCCCGTCGCTTCTCCCAGGAAGGCGCCCAAGTCGTGCTCGCCGGCGGCACGCGCGCCAAGCTCGACAAGGTCGCCGCCGACCTGCCCGCGGACCGCACGCTGGTCCACGAGACCGACGTGTCCGACTACGCCCAGGTCGCGGCCCTGGTGGAGGCCACGGTCGAGCGCTTCGGCGCACTGCACGTGCTGGTGAGCAACGCCGGCATCGCGGTCGAGGGCAAGGCTGTCGACGGTTCGCTGGAGGACTGGGCCCGCGTGATGGCGGTCAACGCCGGCGGCGTCTTCCACGGCGCCAAGGCGGCCATGCCGCACCTGATCGCGAGCCAGGGCTGCATCGTCCACACGGCGTCGGTCTCCGGCCTGGGCGGCGACTGGGCCATGGGCTTCTACAACGCCTCCAAGGGCGCGGTCGTGAACCTGACGCGCTCTCTGGCGCTTGACCACGGCGCCGACGGCGTGCGCGTCAACGCCGTCTGCCCGAGCTTCACCCGCACGCCGATGACCGAGGACATGGAGGCCAACGAGGCCTTGCTGGCCAGGTTCAACGAGCGCATCCCGATGCGCCGCCCCGCCGAGGCCCACGAGGTCGCCGCCGTCATCGCCTTCCTGGCGAGCGACGACGCGAGCTTCGTGAACGGCGTGATGCTGCCGGTCGACGGCGGCCTGGGCGCGTCGAACGGCCAGCCGAACATGGGCTGA
- a CDS encoding cupin-like domain-containing protein, which produces MQCFENATDFDKFDRTAFKFRHRLMGHPALSLENLARVLPALPRKQVMHSMGRLKNGDDFEGTFRGRSRGPGIEETIENIRTSDSYVMVSNPEVDASFAPLHRELVADVEALMRRQGAGSRIVEPQLYLFIASPGSVTPFHIDRYSTFLMQFRGSKQVSVFGQWDERVVSQVHREAYVAYANTRLPWSQDADALGTCFEFRPGEALHIPFVAGHHVRNGDDDVSISMSIIFNTPQSMAWRRALAFNHSARPVLGRVGLAPAPVGRQPWRDGVKSRLWSAAQSARQAIRR; this is translated from the coding sequence ATGCAATGTTTCGAGAACGCGACGGACTTCGACAAGTTCGATCGCACCGCCTTCAAGTTTCGTCACCGCCTCATGGGGCATCCGGCCCTGAGCCTGGAAAACCTGGCGCGCGTGCTGCCCGCGCTGCCGAGGAAGCAGGTGATGCATTCGATGGGCCGGCTGAAGAACGGCGACGACTTCGAAGGCACCTTCCGGGGCCGCTCGCGGGGACCGGGCATCGAGGAGACGATCGAGAACATCCGCACCTCCGATTCCTACGTGATGGTCAGCAACCCGGAGGTCGACGCGTCGTTCGCGCCGCTGCACCGCGAACTGGTCGCCGACGTCGAGGCGCTGATGCGGCGCCAGGGCGCCGGTTCGCGCATCGTCGAGCCGCAGCTCTACCTCTTCATCGCCTCGCCCGGCAGCGTCACGCCGTTCCACATCGACCGCTACTCGACCTTCCTGATGCAGTTCCGCGGCAGCAAGCAGGTCAGCGTCTTCGGCCAATGGGACGAGCGCGTGGTGAGCCAGGTGCACCGCGAGGCCTACGTGGCGTACGCCAACACCCGCCTGCCGTGGTCGCAGGACGCGGACGCCCTGGGAACGTGCTTCGAGTTCCGTCCCGGCGAGGCGTTGCACATCCCGTTCGTCGCCGGGCACCACGTGCGCAATGGCGACGACGACGTGTCGATCTCGATGTCGATCATCTTCAACACGCCGCAGTCGATGGCCTGGCGCCGGGCGCTGGCGTTCAACCACTCGGCCCGGCCGGTGCTGGGGCGCGTCGGTCTGGCGCCCGCGCCGGTGGGGCGCCAGCCATGGCGCGACGGTGTCAAGTCGCGGCTCTGGAGCGCGGCGCAATCGGCCCGTCAGGCGATCCGGCGCTAG
- a CDS encoding cupin-like domain-containing protein, translating into MRCFQDSPSLSRLDRAPFKFGHTLLGHPALGLDNLAKVLPALPKARVHYSKGFLKNGDDFESALCKGEPRAMSIEETIEQIRVSDSYIMVDGPQEHASFAPLYRELIGDVETIMRRCGVGERVTDPRLFLFIASPDSVTPFHIDRYSNFLMQFRGSKEVSVFPQWDERLVSSENKEAYVALANTKLPWKPEFDALGTKFDFRPGDAVHIPFTAGHHVRNGADDISISLSIFFSTRESLAWQNALRFNHASRGMLQRVGMTPAPVGHQPWRDVGKSYMWRAMRGVRQTLR; encoded by the coding sequence ATGCGCTGTTTCCAGGATTCCCCTTCGCTGAGCCGGCTCGACCGCGCGCCGTTCAAGTTCGGACACACGCTGCTGGGCCACCCGGCGCTCGGCCTGGACAACCTGGCCAAGGTGCTGCCGGCGCTGCCGAAGGCGCGCGTGCACTATTCCAAGGGGTTCCTGAAGAACGGCGACGACTTCGAGTCGGCCCTGTGCAAGGGCGAGCCACGCGCCATGAGCATCGAGGAGACCATCGAGCAGATCCGCGTCTCCGATTCGTACATCATGGTCGACGGCCCGCAGGAACACGCCTCGTTCGCGCCGCTCTACCGCGAGCTGATCGGTGACGTGGAGACGATCATGCGGCGCTGCGGCGTCGGCGAGCGGGTCACCGATCCGCGCCTGTTCCTGTTCATCGCCTCGCCCGACAGCGTCACGCCGTTCCACATCGACCGGTATTCGAACTTCCTGATGCAGTTCCGCGGCAGCAAGGAGGTCTCGGTCTTCCCCCAATGGGACGAGCGCCTGGTGTCGAGCGAGAACAAGGAAGCGTACGTGGCGCTCGCCAACACCAAGTTGCCCTGGAAGCCGGAATTCGACGCGCTGGGCACGAAGTTCGACTTCCGTCCGGGCGACGCGGTCCACATCCCGTTCACCGCCGGCCACCACGTGCGCAACGGCGCCGACGACATCTCGATCTCCCTGTCGATCTTCTTCAGCACGCGGGAGAGCCTGGCCTGGCAGAACGCGCTGCGCTTCAACCACGCATCGCGCGGCATGCTCCAGCGCGTGGGCATGACGCCGGCACCGGTCGGCCACCAGCCGTGGCGCGACGTCGGCAAGTCCTACATGTGGCGCGCGATGCGGGGCGTCCGCCAGACGCTGCGCTGA
- a CDS encoding sulfurtransferase, giving the protein MPSILNIAAYLFSDIEDPLVLREHLRARAAALDLRGTILLATEGINLFLAGEAGAVRGFVAELRADPRFDALETKESWSAAQPFRRLLVKVKREIIRMDHPAIRPAAGRAPGVAPRTLKRWLDQGHDDDGRPIAMLDTRNAFEVDHGTFDGAIDWRIERFTGFPPALLAHRDALAGKTVVSFCTGGIRCEKAAILMREVGVEHVLQLEGGILKYFEDVGGAHYHGECFVFDGRGTLAPDLSATGGDTSARASEDPDLALKR; this is encoded by the coding sequence GTGCCTTCCATCCTCAACATCGCCGCCTACCTCTTCAGCGACATCGAAGACCCCCTCGTCCTGCGCGAACACCTGCGCGCGCGGGCCGCCGCCCTGGACCTCAGGGGCACGATCCTGCTGGCGACCGAGGGCATCAACCTGTTCCTGGCCGGCGAGGCCGGCGCGGTGCGCGGCTTCGTCGCCGAGCTGCGCGCCGATCCGCGCTTCGACGCGCTGGAGACCAAGGAGAGCTGGTCGGCCGCGCAGCCCTTCCGGCGCCTGCTGGTGAAGGTCAAGCGCGAGATCATCCGCATGGATCACCCGGCCATCCGGCCCGCCGCGGGGCGCGCGCCGGGCGTGGCGCCACGCACGCTCAAGCGCTGGCTCGACCAGGGCCACGACGACGATGGCCGGCCGATCGCGATGCTCGACACGCGCAACGCCTTCGAGGTCGACCACGGCACCTTCGACGGCGCGATCGACTGGCGCATCGAGCGCTTCACCGGGTTCCCGCCCGCCCTCCTCGCGCACCGCGACGCGCTCGCCGGCAAGACCGTCGTGAGCTTCTGCACCGGTGGCATCCGCTGCGAGAAGGCGGCCATCCTGATGCGCGAGGTGGGCGTCGAGCACGTGCTGCAGCTCGAGGGCGGCATCCTGAAGTACTTCGAGGACGTCGGCGGGGCGCACTATCACGGCGAATGCTTCGTCTTCGACGGCCGGGGCACCTTGGCCCCGGACCTGAGCGCCACCGGCGGCGACACCAGCGCGCGGGCGTCGGAAGACCCGGACCTCGCCCTCAAGCGCTAG